In Cicer arietinum cultivar CDC Frontier isolate Library 1 chromosome 7, Cicar.CDCFrontier_v2.0, whole genome shotgun sequence, the genomic window ttaagtatttttatttttgtcgacGATATCAAAAAgatacaaatttttaaaaataattttcaaatataatactattttttttgtcCCATACATGgttttttgttaataaattataatttatattataactatttccttattatttaaaagatttcaaaattatattaaatttaactaattaattagagaaaaacatttattttgtgTGTAAATTATACACTCCTATAAATCCTGTTATGAtttattttcagaaaaataaaagtaaaaaaaattgaaatgagaaaaaaaattatagtttgtGTACTTTATTGTTCTCATTTTTATGTTGatgaattacaaaaataattatttaatgaacAATATTTATCTcaagtttgatttttataataaactataattaatatattataattattaattatatttttatttagaagatatataaaaaaaattaattgaactaattattaataacatttatctCATATATGAATTATGCATTATAGCAGCTCCTTTAGTGACTCATTTACaaataaacaacataaaaaattatattgataatattaaaagaaaactaattttaactcattatttattgacaaatatttatcccgtattatgaaattataattaacataatatacttatttttatttttatttagaagatttaaaaaatactaaacttaactaattgattagagagaaacacttgttccatgtataaatttttacatttcaACAACTTCTTTAGTGAATCAtttctgtaaaaaaataataatgtaaatataaacaaaatattaatttaaatgtaaacaaaatataaatattctcatttatattttgaatatattaataaaatattaatattaacttattcTTTAGTGACttgtatataatttataataaaaatgaagaaaaaaaacccaAAAAGAACATATGTGGTCATATAAAAAGAAAGGCGGAAAAGtaattttataactttctaAAATATATAGGACCAGGGCGGCACCTATACTAATTGGGGTGTTATACAAGTAGTATACAAATTGCAACCGTGATAGGCTGGGTGAATTTAGGCTTCAAGGTTGAAGTTGGTGTAGTAGGTGAAATTAGTATATGTAACTGCTGATCTACTACATAACCCCAAATTAAGATTCTAATTTTGAGTGCAACGAACGTTTGTCCCTTACTATGTCGGAGCATTTGTCATAAcatataacattttaatatgTTCTACTAcatttttaactattaaattCACCACTATTTGTCCCTCATGCGAAGTAGTAGCTATGTATTCAgttgaaaacttgaaaaatatCCTGCGGGAATAAAGTATGATTTTGTTGAAGATTGTGCCAACATGTAGACGACTGATTGTTTGTTTAGTAGATTAGCAGTTTGTTTTCTTGATTCATCATTTGATCAGCTATTAAGATTGTAAGTTGGTCTATTTGCGTTTTTGACCACAATCCTTTTTATGAGGCAATTATGCTAGATTGTAAGTTGGTCTATTTGCGTTTTTTACTACGATCCTTTTATGAGGCAATTATGCTAAAAAGGAGACTCAGTTTTTCAATTGCCTGTTTCTAGACTACTCAAGAACATCTAGTGTAGAGGTTAAATTACTATATAAGTTTGCATGAAAAATAAAggaaagtaataataataagtaaaaaCTTGATTGATTACATGAAAAATAAAGGGAAATGATAAAGGTTAGTAAAAACTTGATTGATTGTatggataaaaataatttttacaattgAGTAATTATATATACCTTAGAATAACTAAGaaatttagaaacataaatTATCGGGTTCTTAACTAGTATTGCGTCATATAAGTTCATAATGGCTAACAACcctaatataaataaatatcttgTCGGGTGAGTTATTTCTCAAAACCGCCTTATGACtaagttaatattaaaataaatggttaaataattttttagtctcTACCAAATGACAACCTATCAAATTTagtctataaaataatttaattcacttttaatcctaattttgaagGATTAAAAGTATCatttttttgcaatttttttcctttaaaataagaattaaaagtgaataaaaaaatttaaaaattaaatttgaaatgttgtgattttgtagGAACTAAAAATGTAACAGTCTAATCCCAACAACCAATACTGTTATTCATGATTTTCTCGCCTCCCTTTtccaaataaaaattagtatGTTTTTATAGAGAAAGGGGgtgaaaaaattgtaaatatctTTGTCGATGTTGGAATCGgacttttacaaaaaaaatatatttaaccttaAAATAAATGAGTATTTGTTGAAATTTGATAATGTTTATCTAATGGtataattcattttataattttttgagttGATGAGCCAAActaattgaatatttattaaatactgatattaaaagaaattataaataggATTATGTGTTTGTAGACgtgatattaatttaaataaataattgaatcaaaTTAGTTAATAAGTTTATGTAagagaatttaaatttgaatcctttttaatatagttttttttatcatatttaactTACTTGTGCGTCAAACTCTGAATTATTCGTTAAAATTAAagagttaaaagaaaaaatgataatCGTTTAAGTATTAAAATGACTgaataacaaaaaattcaaatgatagATGTTGTATTATCATCATTATATATACTAGTATGAGTAATGATAAGTACACCTACTCGATACTTTACTATTGGTGGTGGTTGACTGATAGAACCGATGACAAAGTTCAAGAAATTCTCAATAGTCACCACCTCTTACCACcattagttattaatttatttaaataaaaaacaaaattatttttatatattaaatattttatcagaAGTGTCTAGTAGTATTGTTTACTGTTTAGTTGTCCTTGTCCGTGCAATCGACGGCCTAGTTATTTTGTAACCACGTGaccgtttaaaaaaaaaaaaaaacaagtgtcACTAGTCACTATCATGAAGACATGAACCACAAATACTTAAAGTACATGTAAAAAATTCATAGATCACTCTACTCTACACCTAGTGAAATATTCCCAAAACAACAATCCAACAATAATAGTCCTGCTCCATCTCCTCACTCCACTCACACacacaataataattaacaCAATGGGTTCTGTGAGTGTTGTCTCCACCACCACAATCCAAGCACCAAGTCACCATAACAACTCATCAACTCATAAAATCGATTTAACACCATGGGATCTCCCATTCCTCCAAGTTGAAACCATCCAAAAAGGCCTTCTTTTTCACCACACCATTCACCCAAACCAAATCAACCATTTGAAACACACCCTTTCCTCCACTCTCTCCTTCTTCCCTCCCCTCGCTGGCCGTCTCGTAATTACACACCACAAAGACAACAACAATGCCTCATGTTTCATCATTTGTAACAACCTTGGTGCGCTCTTTGTTCACGCCACAGCACAAAACACTACCGTTGCCGACATCCTTCAACCCAACTACGTACCTCCCGTTGTTCACTCCTTTTTCCCACTTAACGGCGTTAAAAACTGTGAATCCACTTCACAGCCCATTCTAGCAATTCAAGTAACGGAACTACTAGACGGCGTCTTCATTGGCTTCACAATCAACCACGTTGTCTCAGACGGCAAGTCGTTTTGGCATTTCGTAAATTCTTGGTCCCAAATCTCAAAAGGTCACAAAATAGCCAAACTCCCTTCACTTAAACGTTGGTTCCCAAACGACATTGAACTTCCCATAAAGCTCCCTTTCACAACAACAGAATTACTAAAAGAACCCTCCTTCAACAAACTACCTGAAAGAATCTTCCATTTCACAAAGGAGAAAATCGCAGAACTTAAATCAAAAGCTAACGCAGAAGCTGAAAcagagaaaattaaaatatcttcGCTTCAAGCGGTATTATCTCACGTTTGGCGTTGCGTGATTCGTTGCAAAAGACTTGATCCACAAGAAGAGGTTCGTTACGTGTTGCTGATAGGTGTTAGACCAAGGATGGTTCCGCAGCTCGAAGAAGAATATTTCGGAAACGCTGCGTTGGTTTGTGGTGTGACGATGAAAGCAGGGGAAGTTCAAGAGAGTGGGATTGGGAATGTTGCTATGGAGATGAACAAGATGATTTCATTACACAGTGACGAGAAAATTATGGAAAGTTATGAGTGTTGGTTGAGGACACCGAGGTTGCTTACGATTGGTGGTATGACCGGTGGTAATTCATTGGCGACTAGTAGTTCGCCGAGGTTTGATGTTTATGGTAATGATTTTGGTTGGGGGAAGCCTGTGGCTGTACGAAGTGGTGGTGCGAATAAAAATAATGGGAAGATTAGTGTGTTTGTTGGAGCTGATGAAGGTAGTATGGACATTGAAGTTTGTCTTCCTTTTGAGATTTTGGAGGCCATGGGAAATGACACTGAGTTCATGCTTGCCATTTCTAAGTAATTTAGCTTTCAAAGTATTAGGATATGAAGCGGTTATACTTCCAATTGAAGATGTGCTATGTTTGATATTAATATGCTTAGTTTACATTCAATTGCTTCTATTTTTgctaaaaactctaaatgttgtgtttgtgtttgtaTGTGTAAGTGTGTGTAGGTATTGTTGAATGAGTTTAGGGTCTTAATTTCTCCAACTTGGACCACCACTCCTTCAATATGTAACTTTTATTGTTACTTTAATATGATGAAGAGACATATCACTTTCTTTTTTCTACTTTAATATGATGATTGAGTTTGAGAGTGACTTTGAAAGTGACTTTGAAGAGGACAATTAAACGGATCGGGATTGTCTAACTTTGTGGCGGGAAAGGTACTCTACCTTTCATTCTTTGTGAACGGTTGGATGAATCTAATGCTTCAAACATAGCCAcgtgtctttatttttttctcaaataaaaaaatcaaagataaaaaatggtAAACCTCTCATTGTACCACCGTTCTTGACTCACACCACCACCTTCGTCATTTAATCGACCGTCATTGTTGCATCCCCACCAGCGTTCACTTGCAAATGCCGTTGTCATTAAATCAATCTTAAGATTTAGATGAtactgttttttaattttaaataaaaataaaaggacaaATTGAACACTGTGGATAGCATTTTCATCTCCTCCACCACTCTACGAGAGTCCAAGATAATCGACAAAATGTGACCATCATGCACTCCGACCACCGGTGCCATCTCAATCGGACATTGGAAATAGTCTGAGAATGTTTTTGTTGCAGCTGCTACAAGGTGAGAGCACATATGATATAGGTCAACGATGACGGCAAATGAACCGTAGTGGAGATGCAACAATGGTCGATTTAACGACGGAGGCGGTGGTGTGAGTCAACGAGGGTGATACAATGGAGGTTGATTTGGATGACAATGGTGTTGCAGACACGTGCAGGTTtaccattttttatatttgagaaaaaataaagacaCGTGGCTATGTTTGAAGCATTAAATTCATCCAACCGTTCACAAAGAATGAAAGGTAGAGTACCTTTCCCGCCACAAAGTTAGACAATCCTGATCCCAATTAAACTGCCTTCAAGTTTAAATACTTGAATGAAtaaatttggtttttaaaattgtaaatatcaattaaattgtaatttaaatatttacttaACATTAATTGAGAGATTACGAAGGGGacaattgttaattttatttacatgtGAATATGTAACCCCTCTAAAGTtgatgtaaataaaaaaaagaaaaattcaattgaatacatgaaaataaaatgcatTTATAATTatctatctattatctattataataattaaaaagaaccCCTAAAAAATTTTATTCATGCCACATCCTCCAATATTTGTCAACTCACCAAAATTTATGATGTGGCACAttccaaattcattttatattccATTGTTTTGTTTCTTCAAACCTTTTCACTTgctcaatttaatatatttttttataattaaaaaaaaaatacaaaacataattgaaacaacaacaaaaaaagaataatattaaatatttggaaatgaagaacttataattatttcattattgactTGAAACTTTCTATAACTTAAACATTTACAAACTTTTCTTACTTATAGTTTTTTTCAACCACTTTTGaagtttcaatattttgaatttaacaaattatcactcacgaataaatattataatatatcacaaagCACACAAtcatcaatatattaaaatagactctcACATAAATATAATCTAATATTTTGTcatttcattcaaatattgtCACCTCAACAAAAAATTTTGTAGCACATCTAAAAGGGTTTTCCTCTtcaatctattatctattatatatattaaaatagacttccACATAAACATCATCTAATATTGTTtcatttcatttaaatattCCTACCTCAACAAAAAATCTCATGTGGCACATCTAAAAAGTTTTTCCTCTtcaattctctttattattcaactttcaatttgctttaacacacattttattattattattattattattattattattattattattattattattatttagcaTCTAATATCTATtgtctattatatatattaaaatagactcccacGTAAACATCATCTAATATTGtgttatttcattcaaatattattatctcAACAAAAATATCATCTAAAAGGTTTTTCATCTTCAATTATCCTTGTTATTCAACTTTCAATTTTCTTTAACACACATTTTACTactactattactattattattattattattattattattattattattattattattaNNNNNNNNNNNNNNNNNNNNNNNNNNNNNNNNNNNNNNNNNNNNNNNNNNNNNNNNNNNNNNNNNattattaaaatcattaatattaatcATCTAATATTATGTATGACTATTAATGTGTCATGAGTTGCAAATTAAAGTAAAATCAATATTATGTATAACTATTAATGTGTTAAGAGTTACAAAATAAAGTACActcaatatataaatttttttttacgttATTATTCTACTTCTTCAAACCATCTATACCATTATTATACTTATTtgctcatttttctcaaaacttTGATAGTTGTTAgttagagtatttttttttttcagacatATTTTATCTCATCTACGACATGAAAATATATTGGCTACTCAAAACACAAAGAAGATtgtacatattattattattattattattattattattattattattattattattattattattattttattattattattattattattattattattattattattatttagcaTCTAATATCTATtgtctattatatatattaaaatagacttccACGTAAACATCATCTAATATTGtgttatttcattcaaatattgtCATCTCAACAAAAAATCTCATCTAAAAGTTTTTCCTCTTCAATTCTCCTTATTATTCAACTTTCAATTTTCTTTAACACacactttattattattattattattattattattattattattattattattattattattattattaatattattattaatattaatatcattaatgTTAATCATCTAATATTATGTATGACTATTAATGTGTCATGAGTTACAAATTAaagtaaaatgaatattatGTATAACTATTAATGTGTTAAGAGTTACAAAATAAAGTACAATCAATGTATATTATTCTACTTTTTGAAACCATCTCTACCATTATTATACCTATTTGCTCATTCTTCTCAAAACTTTGATTGTGGTTagtttgagtattttttttttttttgcagacATATTTTATCTCATCTACAACATGAAAATATATTGGCTCATCGGGAGAAAACTATTTACCATTTATACTTAAAAgaataatgtttaatatttatattaaaaaaattacttgttgtttttttacagaaatgttttatgttgttaAATTTTGTTAAAGTACTAGTATTACCAATGTGAAGTTTCTACATCTGCTTTACTTCCACCCAACCATACATGAGTTGTTTATGAAAATTCTCAAGTCATGTTGTATAGAAGTCTCAttctcaaaatattaaaatttagatttgtcATTTCTTTGACATGATTAGAATGAAATGAATAccaaatgtcaaaattatttttatacttttctaacaatattttaaaaataaatttagatttgacaaaaaaaaaaacataactgATCTGATTTTGCAgtagatattatatatattaatatttactaaaatacttctaagatttttaacactaaatataatttatgaattttgtttgtagGATGATCTTCACTATGAATTTTAAATAGACTCTCACATAAACATCacctaattattattattattcaacttCTAATTTGCTTTAACAcacattttactattattattattattattattattattattattattattattattgatattgatatttagGATCTAATATTATGTATAACTAGTGTCATGAGTTATATTATTCAACTTCTTCAAACAATCTCTACCATTACCGTCTTGCAACCCAATCATTTTCAAAGAAGTAGAtatagttgatttttttttgttgcagaaataactattattatacttatttattcatttttctaaaaaatttgattgttgttagttaaagtgttttttttacaaacatatTTTATCTCATCTACGActtgaaaatatattgatttcTCAAAAGACAAATAAGATATATTCAGTTTTATATGAGTATTATTAGTGTGTTTTTGGGAGAAAACTATTTACCATTTAGAGATAAAAGAATAATGttaatatttagattaaaaaaattatatgttgtgTTTTTATGGAGatgttttatgttgttatttttttttttaaatactgcCATTTCTGCATATGTTTTACTTTTACTCAACCGTACATAAAagttgtttgtgaaaattatcGTATAGAAGTCTCATATTCAAAagattgaaatttaaatttgtcatttatttGACATGATTAGAATGAAATGAATACcaaatgaaaaaaatcatttttatatctttcaaacaatattttgaaagtaaatttcaaatgacaaaatcatttttatatttttcaaacaatattttgaaaataaatttagatttgatAATACAAAAGAAGAGTCTGACTAATCTAATTTTACGGtagataattatatatatatatatatatattaatatttattaaaatactaataagaattttaacattaaatataatttataaattttatttgtaggaTAATCTTAACTATGGATTtttaatactatatatataaattagtttCAATTACGTTCTGCACAATTATATTCTCAAATATGTATCTGTCAATTCATATTGAAAgtgatacattttttttttaatttaactatatgattttcaagaaaatgttatcaataatttataattcaatcaaaatataaataaaatttaataaaaaattatttaaattcaaattctattcaatattaataaaaattatttgaattaaatcactaaattatagtaaaaatgaaatatataatagaaaagTAAAGTCGAAGAACAttcatttttttgataaaaaaccaagaataaaatttttatatttttacataaaaaaattataatttattaatacaaataatcgataattaaaacatttattagtaatgaatcaaaaaatttatagtatttattttgacattattgttattagtttttatataattatttgacaaaaatcagttattttattgataaaataaaatagaattgcaattaaaatagtttaaacgaatgatatatattttttttctttcaaaaaaatggAATATACACCTAaacattatatttaataaaaaaattattatttttaacaaattgagctgttcactaaaaaaaattcagtcGCAGACTGAATTAACTGTCCGAAAACACATTGTCGGCGGCGCTATAATCCAAGTTTTCCTTCCTTCTCCGTTAACACAACTTGCGGCCCCGATATCCACCTATAACCATAAGAATCGCATGAATCCATTGATGAAACTTGTTAGGTTAAGAGGAATGCCAATTTTGGAGCAATTACGTTTAGAAGAACCGTTACTTCGAACAAGTTCAGATAATTGGTGTTTTATTAACGATGGAACCAATTCCCCCGCTATTGTAATGGGTTTGTCTGGGTactttctttatttatttgaaaatatgttAGTCTGTTAAGCATCACAGACtagtttttctttcaatttgttTGATATGATTCCATGAAATAGTAGTGCTACAGCGTTGTGGCTGAATTTTGAACAACTTAATATTGGTCCGGGATACACTGTTTTAGTACAAAATAGTATCAAATAGCCACTATAGCATTATTCTATATTGTTTTAGTTGTGATTCTTGATATTGTGGCAAATGAGGCTGCAATTGCAGTTGTGATGCCATTGCAGGCGTTGAAAACCTTTGTATTGTGGACGCAGTTTAGAATCATGGCTATAGTGGTAATTATGGCTATAGTGGTGCTGTAGCGTTGTTGCGGTgtagtgaaatttgaacaaaaatgataacattgacATGGAGTCTAAGAACATGTGAAAACTGATAAGAATGAAATGTTGATTTCTGTCCTATAGTCTAATCTTTTTTTTGTACGTGTttgtttaactaaaaaatggatGTATAAATTACTAATGACAACTGAGTTTGTGTAATAGTGTTTTCTTTTAGTGGTTGACTTGCTATGAATCCATATAAGAGTTAAGTTCTtagaaacattttttatttttttattaataagcTTGATTCATTGAACTTAAATTCCTAATTATCTTGGCCATTTTCCTGAAATCACTTCTGGCTTCTGGGAATCCCAAGtatgaaaaataattgtatCTAGGAAATGAATGTTACATTCTAGAGGCCActtgtttattttctttaaatgtaAGTAATGCCTCTTTCGTTCCTTCCCTCTCAATGTGGAATATTTTACATAGGAAACTTTCAGAACTTGTTGAAGTCAAGCCTGTGTTGCGAGATCATATACCCGTCATCACAAGGTTTACTGGGGGAGGAACTGTTGTTGTTGACAATGACACTATATTCGTTACACTGATATGCAATAAAGATGCTGTTCCAAATGTTCAACCCTTTCCCCGTCCCATTATGTTGTGGAGTGGCCTATTGTACAGTAAAGTTTTTGAAGGGCTTGCCGATTTCCATCTTCGTGAAAATGGTACATTGATTGAGTCTTGTTTCATCTTCTTTTTACAATATTTCTAGGAccattcattttttgttttatatgaacacaatttttttagtgCAGAGTTGTTCTTAATTCAATGGTGATAAATCTCTTCCTTTATAAAAAaagcatataaaaaaaatggaattcTACATTTCTGTCTACTTTTGTATACTGTATAGTTTATTTTGGCACTTCCGTTGGTTCATTTCACTTCACATCTTTGTTTAAAATTCATTATGTTTGATGAATGTTGTGATGAATTTCTGTCCAATTCTTTTTTATCCTTTGTGCTCAAAGATTAGGTGTTTGGTGATCGAAAGTTTGGTGGAAATGCTCAATCTATAACCAAGCACCGGTGGATACACCACACATCTTTTCTATGGGGTTATGGGGGCAAGAACATGTCTTATCTCAAGTTACCTGCAAAGGCTCCCAAGTATCGATCggtaagtttatattttgatatttcgTTTCTTTACATTGGAgttattaatttgttaatataCTTTATGATTCCTAGATTCTTGTGCATTTGTGTACAATTTGGAAGTAAATTATTATCTCCAGATATCATCAAACTCAATTAGTGTTGAGATTATTTGCTTCACTTGTTTATCGATCGATTCTCACATTTGATTGCTATATGCAGACAAGAGATCACATGGATTTTGTTTGTCGAATGAAGGAGCATATACCAAGATCAGAATTCATAGAGAGAACTATTAAGGCAATTGGAGCCGAGTTTTCTGTAATTCCTATTAGCTTGGAGTCCATTAACATTCATTCTGTTTCTGAGTATGTTCATTCTACTAGGCTACTAACaaatcaagaaattcaagaagcTTCAATTATTCAAACTTGAAAACATAGTTACATAAGATGTTGAACATGCGATAGGGTTAAAACTACTATGTGAAGCTTCTGCTGGAACGCGCAATAACGGGTGTGTCATTGTGAAAACAAACACACACTTATAAGCAATACACATTTTGGGTTAACTTTTGGGATTGAGTTAGGTcttaaactcaaattttaatacGATATTAGAGTCTATTACAGATTTGTAGCGTGAAGGGTGTAAAACCCAAGTTCTAtgtatacatatatgtatatacacACAAATGTGCATGTGatctcttaaaattaaataagatctAAAGATTAAATGGAAGAATATTACCTTTGTTCCTCTCCAAAACTGCTTTATTTTGCTATGACACATATCAAGGTCAACAAGTTCATCCAATTGGTCTCCAACTGGCAATGACTCGAGACAATACTCCTTCCACACGAGAACTTTTAACCCACTGGGAAGACATTTGAGACCAAGTGGAAGTTGCAATTTAGTTAATTTCATGAGCAATCGAAG contains:
- the LOC101498793 gene encoding uncharacterized acetyltransferase At3g50280-like is translated as MGSVSVVSTTTIQAPSHHNNSSTHKIDLTPWDLPFLQVETIQKGLLFHHTIHPNQINHLKHTLSSTLSFFPPLAGRLVITHHKDNNNASCFIICNNLGALFVHATAQNTTVADILQPNYVPPVVHSFFPLNGVKNCESTSQPILAIQVTELLDGVFIGFTINHVVSDGKSFWHFVNSWSQISKGHKIAKLPSLKRWFPNDIELPIKLPFTTTELLKEPSFNKLPERIFHFTKEKIAELKSKANAEAETEKIKISSLQAVLSHVWRCVIRCKRLDPQEEVRYVLLIGVRPRMVPQLEEEYFGNAALVCGVTMKAGEVQESGIGNVAMEMNKMISLHSDEKIMESYECWLRTPRLLTIGGMTGGNSLATSSSPRFDVYGNDFGWGKPVAVRSGGANKNNGKISVFVGADEGSMDIEVCLPFEILEAMGNDTEFMLAISK